CTGTAATGCAAAGCAGGACGTTAATGTCCAGGGGTCATTATAGCAGCTCACGGTTACATGATCCCATATGATCCACTATGAGGCCTCACCCGTAGCTCTGGAGATTTCTGGCTGAGTTCAGCAAAGGTGTCACCCAGCGAATGCTGCGTCTGCACCATGTTGTAGAAGTGGTTGGTGAGGGCTCGGGCCAATCGTAGCACAGTCTCGTACTTCCGTTTAGTGTCTCTGAGCACCTCGATctgggcctccagctccaggtccaccGTCCGGGACCCCCGACCAAAACGTTCCGAGATCATCTGCTTCGTACACTGAAACAATGAAAAAAGAAGGGTTTGACATAGTGCCATACAGTTCAAGGCTGTATGATACTTCCCTTATTGACACGTCTGATACCTTGTAAGTGTTGAGGCCCCACTTCTTCACGGTTTCTATCTTTTCCACAGCCACACCACGGGTCGTTTGTTCCGCTGCCAtcgacgagctgctgctgctgtggtgcatgTTGGGACCTACATAATGAGACCCAGACAAGGAACAAGGTAAATAACCAACACGAGCAACCAGACAAACAGCCCCAGGAAAAAATTGGACCAAATAGAGCACCCTTAACCCACGTCCATCACCGCTATAGCTTTACTTCAAAGGTGAAGACTCTGTAAGTAAACAGGAGGAAATGCAGACGTTTTACTGACAGAAGTAACAAATGCTGTAGTCGATTTATTTTAACCAGTTTTAAACAGTTAGGAAATTATGAGTCACTGATAAAATAGAAGGGGTCACAGTGGAGTGTATTGATAAAGAAGAGATGTACGGTGGCTACTGTATGCAAGCGTGGGAGGAATGTTCATGAGTAAAGTAATTGAGATGCCAAAATGGAGCGATAACGCAAGATGAagactgtggaggagcagggagatTGAAAGTAAGAAAAGACTGAGGACAAAAGggaaaagaggaggacgaggaatgTGTAGGAGGAAAATATGAAAAGGTGATGAGGGACAAAGATAGACATGAAGACAGATGACAAGACATCATTTAGTGAATGGCCGTGAACAATGAAGACAAATGAGTAATGATGAAGATGGGGGCAGCTTGAGTTCCAGCAGCACAAAGCAATGTTATAGCACTGAACATAAACTGGATCGGccttttattacattacagcaCGGACAAGGTGGGAGGGCTCAAACAAGTTTAGTGAACTTCTCTGAATATTATTTGCTTTAGCCATCAATACTTAATACAAACAAAGACCTGCTGTTGTAGAAAGGTTCTGAACAAAAGCAtccaaaaagaaataaagagaattattattattattattattattattattattattattattattattattaataataataataataataatagaatataGTGGAGAAAAAGCCATAATATAtgcagaaaagagaaaacaaacagtgtcATGCCCTGTTCTCcacagaaaaagacaaagttTGAGGAAAAAGAACAGTGAAAAAAAGGAGGTCATTTCTAACTATCTACTGTATAAACAAGACACATTGTATAAAGAGCGTCTTTCCAAAATGTGAGgcatattataaataataaataggaTTCAAAGCTCATAAAGttcacacagaaaacaatgtGGGTGTTACAAATGCTCTTCAAGCCCAACAATGATCACATTTTGGAAAAGAAACTCTTCATTGTAATTATAATTAGGTCTGAGGAGCCACCTAATCCTGTCACTGGGATCCTTTTGTTAAATTCTGCATTGTAGTGTATACCAGGGcctgagaaagagagagtgggACAAACATGCAGAAATTTTAACAtcacacaagcagaaaaagACAAATACTAGATGATACCACTAATATTTCTCACTGTGAATGTGAAGGTGGGGGAGGCATTGTTACGGAGGAGATGGGTGAGATGCCTAAAAGGAGTGCAGTTTGGATGCATGAAGCAGGACTCTACCTTTGATTGTGGCGGTTGAGATGatgccctctgctgttcctccaTAGCCCCCTGACACAATGCTGGTCTCGTTTAGATTGGGACCCGACAccatcacctgctgcaggtcctgCAAAGTGAGCGCagcaaaataaaagaagaaaaacaaaagacaatgaCAGAGGATTTTGGGTGGGGGTACGTAGACTGGAGTGTTGTTTTCAAACACAGCAGACAATGTCACTAGAGGGGGACAAACACCACTAAGTTAGAACTGTTAGTAACAACCTATTAACAGCTCAAGAAAGCTAGTGGATAGAGAATGAACAGTTAACTCTGTTGTAATCTGAATTCATTACTGTTAGGTTTTAACCTAAGCAGGATGCTCATGTAAACTAAGCGATCAGCATCACAACCTTTAGTAAAGCTCTAGATCAGGGACCATGCGTTATGAGCTACATCATGATTACTCTCCTACTGTAACTCACTGCTTCATTTAGTTGGGTTGTTTGTCTCCATGCTTGTGTTTCAGCAAAtaagggaaacaaaaacagttgtTGAAGCTTCATGGATGAGAGGCTTCTGACCTTCTCATTTACTCTAAGATTTAGATGCTACAGCACATGGGTTTAATTCCACTAGCATCTGTGCCTCTTTTTAtttgctacatacagtacacacccACCAGCAACTCAAAAGGAtggatcatttatttaacccTTCCCAAACCCTTGGGCTTTGACTATACAGTGAGGCTGTGATAAGTGAGGGCGTAGTTTTGCCTTGTGAAAAAACAAAGTGTATATCAGAAATGGAAGTAGAAACAGAGCCATGATGTGTTGTTGGGGGTGGGGTGTACATTCACAGTGGGAAATGAGCATGACTGTTTCTATTCTTCTAAACATATCAGGACTCTGTCTTGCTTCCTGCTTCGGGGCCTTCACTGTTTGTTGACACAAACATAATAGCTGTGGTGAACCTCTTTGGACTCTCATACTAGAGCAAAATCATTTCTTATTATGACTCATGTGACACATCAAGTGAAACTACACATTCCATCATTAGTATGAGACATTTATTAGTATGTGCTGTTAACCAACACCTTCTGGATCACACAAACATCACCCAAGTGGATAGACACTGGGAATCTACAGGAGATCGTACTAGCTCGCACAAAACAACACATGCTAGATGGTTTTAAATCTAGTTCCAAGCGTTAGTTGCACGTTTTGTGAATTTAACCAACACGAAAGAGACAAACTAAGAAGCAGTGCTACTGCACACACCAACATGAAGACgcacaaaaaaaaagcacaaattgCCTGCTCACCCTGGCGCCTGTGGAGCTCCCTACCTTCTCATCTAAGCTCCATTGCAGTTTTGCAGCCTGTACAGAGATGGAGGAGTAGCAGGGTTGACaaagacgacaacaacaacaacaaaacaaaagaaacacaaaaggaaaaagagacaaaaaagaaacatccATGACTGAAATCACAAGACGAGATAGACTGATGTAAACGAAAACAGAAATCACTGTAATGTCCACAGACAGCAGGGATGTTGGATGGAGAACCGTGACGACTGGGTTGGCCGGGATTCATCATTAAAGTGGGTTATGTCAAAGTTTCATGTGAGTAATCAAGTCCATTGAGGGAACATGTTTTGCATGGCTGTCACATTTTCACTGCTTGGACAAACAAACTGATTTGTATGCATTCATTTAGtagaatgaaaaaaacaacatgggtaaaagaaatcacaaagacacaacacacagtCCACCAAACCTCTAGCTGAGCATTTTGATTCCCAGAATAGAGAACTCTCAGTCTAATCTCTTTCTTTAGGACACTGTCAAAAGCAGGCAAACATCTGCATCACAACCATTTAACTTGACATACACTGAACATACAATCAACACCATGTTAATAAATAGGAGGCCTATTTAGCTCCATGTACTGACTCATACTCAGTCTGTTTCTTGTTGTGGCATCTGCTCAGTGTGGACGCGGACACAAATCCCTCCCTGGACAGCAACACTAAGCTAGGACATTATAAATATAGGCTGGAAAACAGTAGCTTTGCTTTATcctattttttttaaaccagcagttttaaaattcaaattcaaGAGGGATATGTGTAAACCAATAGCACTAGTAATAAGCTATGACTGATTGTTACTGACTGTATAAATGTCTGCACAGTGAGTTACAGTGATGCATCTGACACTCCTACAAGGATAAAGCTGCCAGTCGGCCCAGGTTTAATGCTACAGCACCTGGACCAGACCTCTGCTCATCCCTAACTTCAGGAGGACTACAGCTCTAAACCCAAGTACTGCACAGCAGATATCAATCTGATTTCAGAGGGCTTTCACCCAAGGACAAAGCACAGCCCGTTTCAAGTGAACTGCATAGTTGCTATGACAACGAGTTAATATCCAGCACTAAACACTTCTCTACATGAGAACATTAAACTGTTGCAGCCACACCAAATACTCAAATACTTGCTTTATTGAGCAGCCTTGAAAAGAATGTCTGGTTCTCTCTGACAGTGTTTTAGTGGAGACAGAGTTGGGTGAGCAAACAACATAATTAACTGCTAGCGTGTCCTCCAGGATCTCCAGTCTGTTTGTCTACTAAGGTGTGTCTTAAAAAATGAACAACTCACCCTGCAACTACACTATTGGCTCACTTCAACGCACACTCCTAAACCATGTGGACACAAACGTTGGCGTGGCAGCCCTGCGCTGGAGCAGCAACAACTCCATCTTAGAATATATAAGTAGTCCAATACAAACTGTCTGAATCCCCCAGCGTTTGAATACATGAGTTGGTAATGGGAACAACTGGTTCCCCAGGAGACATCTGGACTCCCACACCTGATTTCCCAAAAGGATCAATTTCCACGGCTGCAGCTAAGCGGGATAAACAAAACAGGGACCTCTGGAAACATAACAGGCAATACATAAAGTCATACAAGctaaaaacaggaacaaacagcTATACCGTGTATAGGTTTGACTTTCATGTGCTGTATGTAAACGAcaatcttctgcaataatactGCATCTCTCAACGCACCCGATAAATATGTAAAGATAAGGATACTGTTTAAGAAGCAATCTGATGTGAGGGCACAGAAATATGAATATATCACAATAAAACTATATTTTGCACTCTGTCTAAACAAATCGTGGATGCTGTATTTATCAGTAATAAACATCTGTTGTCCAGGGATCCAGAGTCAGTGCGCTGTGGGGTGATCACACTCAAAACCGACACTCAGTTTCACCCACCTGTTCAAGGCTGTCGTCTTCTGCCAGTGTCCCTGTGTCACCATTGCTGTTGATTGGAATCTCCATTGTGGCTGCTTTACTCATAATGCTGTCAGTCATAATGCACTATCCCTGCGGGAACAAGGTAGAGACATAGATGCAAAGTGACCAAAGCAAAAAAAGCCAGATATGGA
This Betta splendens chromosome 14, fBetSpl5.4, whole genome shotgun sequence DNA region includes the following protein-coding sequences:
- the arfip2b gene encoding arfaptin-2b isoform X5; this encodes MTDSIMSKAATMEIPINSNGDTGTLAEDDSLEQAAKLQWSLDEKDLQQVMVSGPNLNETSIVSGGYGGTAEGIISTATIKGPNMHHSSSSSSMAAEQTTRGVAVEKIETVKKWGLNTYKCTKQMISERFGRGSRTVDLELEAQIEVLRDTKRKYETVLRLARALTNHFYNMVQTQHSLGDTFAELSQKSPELRDEFGYNAETQKLLCKNGETLLGAINFFVSSINTLVNKTMEDTLMTIKMYENARLEFDAYRSDLEELSMGPRDAVAMARIDAAQQQYQVHKEKYERLRSDVIIKLKFLEENKVKVMHKQLLLFHNAISAYFAGNQQQLEQTLKQFNIKLKPPGADKPSWLEDQ
- the arfip2b gene encoding arfaptin-2b isoform X6, producing MTDSIMSKAATMEIPINSNGDTGTLAEDDSLEQDLQQVMVSGPNLNETSIVSGGYGGTAEGIISTATIKGPNMHHSSSSSSMAAEQTTRGVAVEKIETVKKWGLNTYKCTKQMISERFGRGSRTVDLELEAQIEVLRDTKRKYETVLRLARALTNHFYNMVQTQHSLGDTFAELSQKSPELRDEFGYNAETQKLLCKNGETLLGAINFFVSSINTLVNKTMEDTLMTIKMYENARLEFDAYRSDLEELSMGPRDAVAMARIDAAQQQYQVHKEKYERLRSDVIIKLKFLEENKVKVMHKQLLLFHNAISAYFAGNQQQLEQTLKQFNIKLKPPGADKPSWLEDQ
- the arfip2b gene encoding arfaptin-2b isoform X4 — its product is MTDSIMSKAATMEIPINSNGDTGTLAEDDSLEQDLQQVMVSGPNLNETSIVSGGYGGTAEGIISTATIKGPGIHYNAEFNKRIPVTGLGPNMHHSSSSSSMAAEQTTRGVAVEKIETVKKWGLNTYKCTKQMISERFGRGSRTVDLELEAQIEVLRDTKRKYETVLRLARALTNHFYNMVQTQHSLGDTFAELSQKSPELRDEFGYNAETQKLLCKNGETLLGAINFFVSSINTLVNKTMEDTLMTIKMYENARLEFDAYRSDLEELSMGPRDAVAMARIDAAQQQYQVHKEKYERLRSDVIIKLKFLEENKVKVMHKQLLLFHNAISAYFAGNQQQLEQTLKQFNIKLKPPGADKPSWLEDQ
- the arfip2b gene encoding arfaptin-2b isoform X1, yielding MTDSIMSKAATMEIPINSNGDTGTLAEDDSLEQAAKLQWSLDEKVGSSTGARDLQQVMVSGPNLNETSIVSGGYGGTAEGIISTATIKGPGIHYNAEFNKRIPVTGLGPNMHHSSSSSSMAAEQTTRGVAVEKIETVKKWGLNTYKCTKQMISERFGRGSRTVDLELEAQIEVLRDTKRKYETVLRLARALTNHFYNMVQTQHSLGDTFAELSQKSPELRDEFGYNAETQKLLCKNGETLLGAINFFVSSINTLVNKTMEDTLMTIKMYENARLEFDAYRSDLEELSMGPRDAVAMARIDAAQQQYQVHKEKYERLRSDVIIKLKFLEENKVKVMHKQLLLFHNAISAYFAGNQQQLEQTLKQFNIKLKPPGADKPSWLEDQ
- the arfip2b gene encoding arfaptin-2b isoform X2 translates to MTDSIMSKAATMEIPINSNGDTGTLAEDDSLEQAAKLQWSLDEKDLQQVMVSGPNLNETSIVSGGYGGTAEGIISTATIKGPGIHYNAEFNKRIPVTGLGPNMHHSSSSSSMAAEQTTRGVAVEKIETVKKWGLNTYKCTKQMISERFGRGSRTVDLELEAQIEVLRDTKRKYETVLRLARALTNHFYNMVQTQHSLGDTFAELSQKSPELRDEFGYNAETQKLLCKNGETLLGAINFFVSSINTLVNKTMEDTLMTIKMYENARLEFDAYRSDLEELSMGPRDAVAMARIDAAQQQYQVHKEKYERLRSDVIIKLKFLEENKVKVMHKQLLLFHNAISAYFAGNQQQLEQTLKQFNIKLKPPGADKPSWLEDQ
- the arfip2b gene encoding arfaptin-2b isoform X3; translation: MTDSIMSKAATMEIPINSNGDTGTLAEDDSLEQAAKLQWSLDEKVGSSTGARDLQQVMVSGPNLNETSIVSGGYGGTAEGIISTATIKGPNMHHSSSSSSMAAEQTTRGVAVEKIETVKKWGLNTYKCTKQMISERFGRGSRTVDLELEAQIEVLRDTKRKYETVLRLARALTNHFYNMVQTQHSLGDTFAELSQKSPELRDEFGYNAETQKLLCKNGETLLGAINFFVSSINTLVNKTMEDTLMTIKMYENARLEFDAYRSDLEELSMGPRDAVAMARIDAAQQQYQVHKEKYERLRSDVIIKLKFLEENKVKVMHKQLLLFHNAISAYFAGNQQQLEQTLKQFNIKLKPPGADKPSWLEDQ